The DNA window CAAGGTCGGGCGCCTGATGCGGCGGCCGGAATTTCTGGCCGTGGCCGGGACACGGCGCAAGCATGTGGCTCCCGGCCTGATCCTCCAGGTGCGCCGGCACGACGACAAGCAGCGGCCCGCCGATGGCGGTCCGTCGATCCGTCTCGGACTGACGGCGAGCCGCAAGGTCGGCAACGCGGTGGTGCGCAATCGCGCCCGCCGCCGTTTGCGTGAGGCCGCGCGGCAGATACTGCCCATCCACGCCGCACCGGGCCACGACTTCGTCCTGGTCGCGCGCGGCGACACGGCCGAGCGGCCGTGGACCGACCTGCTCGGCGACCTGACGGCCGGGCTGAAACGCCTCGGCCTGTGGCGCGAGGCGGCAGGGTAGGGGGCCCGCGACGTCATGTTTCGCATTGCCGGCCTCAGCCCACTCGCGCATCTTCTTCGCGCGCTCGTTTATCTCTATCGCTGGACCTTGTCGCCCTTCGTGGGCTGGCATTGCCGTTTCCAGCCGACCTGCTCCTGCTACGCCATCGAATCGCTGGAAAAGCACGGCGCCATCCGGGGGGGATGGCTGACGCTGCGCCGGCTCGGGCGTTGCCATCCCTGGGGCGGGTCCGGCTGGGATCCCGTGCCCGACACATCGGCCCCGTCATCGTCGCGCGGCGGACTGCGCCGTCACCACTTTGATGCGGCGGATCGGGAAAAGGGCATGCGGCGGTTGCTCAGCCCGGCGAAAACCCGTAACAAGGCCGCGCACACGCCGCCCTTCTAGTAAAGGCCCCACGGCAACCGGGACGCCATGACCGACCAACGCAACCTCATCATCGCGATTGCCCTGTCGATCGCCATCCTTCTGGGCTTCCAGTATTTCTACGAGAAGCCGCGGGTGGAGCAGCAGAAGCAACTCGCCGCCCAGCAGGCCGCCCAGACGGAGCAGTCGGTGCCGGTGCCGGCCCCCGGCGTGCCCGCCCAGCAGCCCCCCGCCATGGCAGAGGTCGCGAAGGAGCGCCCCGTCCTGCTTGCCGAGCAGCTGGCGGCCGGCGCCCGCGTGAAGATCGACACGCCGGCTCTGCACGGCTCCGTCAACCTCGTCGGCGGCCGCATCGACGACCTGACGCTGGCCCAGTACCACGAGACCCCGGACCCCAAGAGCCCGGAGATCGTGCTGCTGGCGCCGGCCGGCACGCCCGCCGCCTATTACGCCGAGTTCGGCTGGGTTCCGCAGGGCGCCGGCATCGCCA is part of the Azospirillum lipoferum 4B genome and encodes:
- the yidD gene encoding membrane protein insertion efficiency factor YidD → MFRIAGLSPLAHLLRALVYLYRWTLSPFVGWHCRFQPTCSCYAIESLEKHGAIRGGWLTLRRLGRCHPWGGSGWDPVPDTSAPSSSRGGLRRHHFDAADREKGMRRLLSPAKTRNKAAHTPPF
- the rnpA gene encoding ribonuclease P protein component, with the protein product MAAPDHKVGRLMRRPEFLAVAGTRRKHVAPGLILQVRRHDDKQRPADGGPSIRLGLTASRKVGNAVVRNRARRRLREAARQILPIHAAPGHDFVLVARGDTAERPWTDLLGDLTAGLKRLGLWREAAG